The Stenotrophomonas rhizophila genome has a window encoding:
- the ahpF gene encoding alkyl hydroperoxide reductase subunit F gives MLDANLQSQLKTYLERVTRPIQITAHADDGAKSQEMLELLETLVSLSSQITLDVRRDGAERTPSFALTTPGQDIHLAFAGLPMGHEFTSLVLALLQVGGHPSKATAEVIEQVQGLEGEYRFETYFSLSCQNCPDVVQALNLAAVLNPRIQHVAIDGGLFPAEVEARQIMSVPTVYLNGEVFDQGRMSLEQIVAKLDTGSAKRDAAKIAAKAPYDVLVIGGGPAGAAAAIYAARKGIRTGVAAERFGGQVLDTMAIENFISVKETEGPKLAMALEQHVREYDVDIMNLQRASGLVPAGDDGLVEIKLENGASLKSRSVILSTGARWRQMNVPGEDQYRNKGVAYCPHCDGPLFKGKRVAVIGGGNSGVEAAIDLAGIVTHVTLLEFDDKLRADEVLQKKLRSLGNVTIITSALTQEVLGDGQKVNGLVYKDRVGGDAHRIELEGIFVQIGLLPNTEWLKDAVALSPRGEVVIDDRGQTSVPGVFAAGDCTTVPYKQIIIAMGAGSTAALSAFDHLIRTTVPKSSGAVAEAA, from the coding sequence ATGTTGGATGCCAACCTCCAGTCCCAGCTGAAGACCTACCTGGAACGCGTCACCCGGCCGATCCAGATCACCGCGCACGCCGACGACGGCGCCAAGTCGCAGGAGATGCTAGAGCTGCTGGAAACCCTGGTCAGCCTGTCCAGCCAGATCACCCTCGACGTGCGCCGCGACGGCGCCGAGCGCACCCCCTCCTTCGCGCTGACCACGCCGGGCCAGGACATCCACCTGGCCTTCGCCGGCCTGCCGATGGGCCACGAATTCACCTCGCTGGTGCTGGCGCTGCTGCAGGTCGGCGGCCACCCCTCCAAGGCAACGGCCGAGGTGATCGAGCAGGTGCAGGGGTTGGAAGGCGAGTACCGGTTCGAGACCTACTTCTCGCTGTCCTGCCAGAACTGCCCGGACGTGGTCCAGGCACTCAACCTGGCGGCGGTGCTGAACCCGCGCATCCAGCACGTGGCGATCGACGGTGGCCTGTTCCCGGCCGAGGTCGAAGCACGCCAGATCATGTCCGTGCCCACCGTGTACCTCAACGGTGAAGTGTTCGACCAGGGCCGCATGAGCCTGGAGCAGATCGTGGCCAAGCTGGACACCGGTTCGGCCAAGCGCGATGCGGCGAAGATCGCCGCGAAGGCGCCGTACGACGTGCTGGTCATCGGCGGCGGCCCGGCCGGCGCCGCTGCGGCGATCTACGCCGCCCGCAAGGGCATCCGTACCGGCGTCGCAGCCGAGCGTTTCGGTGGCCAGGTGCTGGACACCATGGCGATCGAGAACTTCATCTCGGTCAAGGAAACCGAAGGCCCGAAGCTGGCCATGGCGCTGGAACAGCACGTGCGCGAGTACGACGTGGACATCATGAACCTGCAGCGCGCCAGCGGCCTGGTGCCGGCCGGCGACGATGGCCTGGTCGAGATCAAGCTGGAGAACGGCGCATCGCTGAAGTCGCGCTCGGTGATCCTGTCCACCGGTGCGCGCTGGCGCCAGATGAACGTGCCCGGCGAAGACCAGTACCGCAACAAGGGTGTGGCCTACTGCCCGCACTGCGACGGTCCGTTGTTCAAGGGCAAGCGCGTGGCGGTGATCGGCGGCGGCAATTCCGGGGTGGAAGCGGCGATCGACCTGGCCGGCATCGTGACGCATGTGACCCTTCTGGAGTTCGACGACAAACTGCGTGCCGATGAAGTCCTGCAGAAGAAGCTGCGCAGCCTGGGCAATGTCACCATCATCACCAGCGCGCTCACCCAGGAAGTGCTGGGCGATGGTCAAAAGGTGAACGGCCTGGTCTACAAGGACCGCGTGGGTGGTGACGCCCACCGGATCGAGCTGGAAGGCATCTTCGTGCAGATCGGGCTGCTGCCCAATACGGAGTGGCTGAAGGACGCGGTGGCGCTGTCGCCGCGCGGCGAAGTGGTCATTGACGACCGCGGCCAGACCAGTGTTCCGGGCGTGTTCGCCGCGGGAGATTGCACAACCGTACCCTACAAGCAGATCATCATCGCCATGGGCGCCGGTTCGACGGCCGCGCTGAGCGCTTTTGACCACCTGATCCGAACTACCGTTCCCAAGAGCAGCGGCGCCGTCGCCGAAGCTGCCTGA
- the ahpC gene encoding alkyl hydroperoxide reductase subunit C — translation MSLINTQIKPFEANAYQNGEFIKVSDSTLKGQWSVLIFMPAAFTFNCPTEIEDAADHYAEFQKAGAEVYIVTTDTHFSHKVWHETSPAVGKAQFPLVGDPTHQLTNAFGVHIAEEGLALRGTFIINPEGVIKTLEIHSNEIARDVSETLRKLKAAQFTAANPNQVCPAKWKEGEKTLTPSLDLVGKI, via the coding sequence ATGTCGCTCATCAACACCCAGATCAAGCCGTTCGAAGCCAACGCCTATCAGAATGGCGAATTCATCAAGGTGTCGGACAGCACCCTGAAGGGCCAGTGGTCGGTCCTGATCTTCATGCCGGCCGCCTTTACCTTCAACTGCCCGACCGAGATTGAAGACGCCGCCGATCATTACGCCGAGTTCCAGAAGGCCGGTGCCGAGGTGTACATCGTCACCACCGACACCCACTTCTCGCACAAGGTGTGGCACGAAACCTCGCCGGCCGTCGGCAAGGCCCAGTTCCCGCTGGTCGGCGACCCGACCCACCAGCTGACCAACGCCTTCGGCGTGCACATTGCCGAAGAAGGCCTGGCCCTGCGCGGCACGTTCATCATCAACCCGGAAGGCGTGATCAAGACCCTGGAGATCCACTCCAACGAGATCGCCCGTGACGTCTCCGAGACCCTGCGCAAGCTGAAGGCTGCCCAGTTCACCGCCGCCAACCCGAACCAGGTGTGCCCGGCCAAGTGGAAGGAAGGCGAGAAGACCCTGACCCCGTCGCTCGACCTGGTCGGCAAGATCTAA
- the prmC gene encoding peptide chain release factor N(5)-glutamine methyltransferase has product MNAAPQEIRQLLAAAARVLPGVEGRHEAELLLLHVLGRERGWLFAHATDLLDPATAEAFATLLQRRIAGEPVAYLLGRRGFWTLDLAVSPATLIPRPETERLVELALERLPEGVPLRIADLGTGSGAIALALASERPLAQIVATDMSADALAVAAGNARQHGLANVAFRQGSWHAPLAGERFDLIASNPPYIASDDPHLAQGDLRFEPATALASGHDGLDDIRLIIAGAPAHLQPGGWLLMEHGWDQGEAIRALLEGAGFVEVETALDLEQRDRVSLGRWPTTQR; this is encoded by the coding sequence ATGAACGCCGCCCCGCAGGAGATCCGCCAACTGCTTGCCGCCGCCGCCCGCGTGCTGCCCGGGGTGGAAGGCCGGCACGAAGCCGAACTGCTGCTGCTGCATGTGTTGGGGCGCGAGCGCGGCTGGCTGTTCGCCCATGCCACCGACCTGCTCGACCCGGCCACGGCAGAGGCATTCGCGACGCTGCTGCAGCGTCGCATCGCCGGTGAGCCGGTGGCCTACCTGCTGGGCCGGCGCGGCTTCTGGACCCTGGACCTGGCGGTCAGCCCGGCCACGTTGATTCCGCGCCCGGAAACCGAACGGCTGGTCGAACTGGCCCTGGAGCGGCTGCCGGAGGGCGTACCGCTGCGGATCGCCGACCTGGGCACCGGCAGCGGTGCCATTGCGCTGGCCTTGGCCAGTGAACGCCCGCTGGCGCAGATCGTGGCAACCGACATGAGTGCCGATGCCCTCGCTGTCGCTGCCGGCAATGCCCGCCAGCATGGGCTGGCCAACGTCGCGTTCCGGCAGGGATCCTGGCATGCACCCTTGGCCGGCGAGCGCTTCGACCTGATCGCCAGCAACCCGCCGTACATCGCCAGCGACGATCCGCACCTGGCCCAGGGCGACCTGCGCTTCGAACCAGCCACCGCACTGGCGTCTGGCCACGACGGGCTGGACGACATCCGCCTGATCATCGCCGGCGCGCCCGCGCACCTGCAGCCGGGCGGTTGGCTGCTGATGGAACATGGGTGGGACCAGGGCGAAGCGATCCGCGCGCTGCTGGAGGGCGCCGGATTCGTCGAGGTGGAAACCGCGCTTGACCTGGAGCAGCGCGACCGGGTGAGCCTGGGACGGTGGCCCACCACCCAGCGGTAG
- the pip gene encoding prolyl aminopeptidase, translating into MRTLYPAITPYDVGSLKVDDRHTLYFEQCGNPQGKPVVMLHGGPGGGCSDKMRQFHDPAKYRIILFDQRGAGRSTPHADLVDNTTWDLVADIEKLREHLKVERWQVFGGSWGSTLALAYAQTHPQQVTELVLRGIFMLRRWELEWFYQEGANRLFPDAWEHYLAPIPAVERHDLISAFHRRLTSDDEATRLAAAKAWSVWEGATSFLHVDADFVNSHEDPRFALAFARIENHYFVNGGFFEVEEQLLRDAHRIADIPGVIVHGRYDVVCPLQNAWELHKAWPKSTLEISPASGHSAFEAETIDALVRATDGFAA; encoded by the coding sequence ATGCGCACGCTGTACCCGGCCATCACCCCCTACGACGTTGGCAGCCTGAAGGTCGACGACCGCCACACGCTGTATTTCGAACAGTGCGGCAATCCGCAGGGCAAGCCGGTGGTGATGCTGCACGGCGGCCCCGGTGGCGGCTGCAGCGACAAGATGCGCCAGTTCCACGACCCGGCCAAGTACCGCATCATCCTGTTCGACCAGCGCGGTGCTGGCCGTTCCACCCCACACGCCGACCTGGTGGACAACACCACCTGGGACCTGGTGGCCGATATCGAGAAGCTGCGCGAGCACCTGAAGGTAGAACGCTGGCAGGTCTTCGGCGGCAGCTGGGGTTCGACCCTGGCGCTGGCCTATGCCCAGACCCACCCGCAGCAGGTCACCGAGCTGGTGCTGCGTGGCATCTTCATGCTGCGCCGCTGGGAACTGGAATGGTTCTACCAGGAAGGCGCCAACCGCCTGTTCCCCGATGCGTGGGAACACTACCTGGCGCCGATCCCGGCGGTGGAACGCCACGACCTTATTTCCGCCTTCCACCGCCGTCTCACCAGCGACGATGAAGCCACCCGCCTGGCCGCGGCCAAGGCGTGGAGCGTGTGGGAAGGGGCGACCAGCTTCCTGCACGTGGATGCCGACTTCGTGAACAGCCATGAAGATCCGCGCTTCGCGCTGGCATTCGCGCGCATCGAGAACCACTACTTCGTCAACGGCGGCTTCTTCGAGGTCGAAGAACAGCTGCTGCGCGACGCGCACCGCATCGCCGACATCCCGGGCGTGATCGTGCACGGCCGTTACGACGTGGTCTGCCCGCTGCAGAATGCGTGGGAGCTGCACAAGGCCTGGCCGAAATCCACGCTCGAGATCAGCCCGGCATCGGGTCATTCCGCGTTCGAGGCAGAGACCATCGATGCGCTGGTGCGCGCCACGGATGGCTTTGCCGCCTGA
- a CDS encoding LysR family transcriptional regulator: MDLNAVRMLVQVAEARSFTAAAGQLGISQSGLSRAIGRLESELGVRLLQRTTRAVSLTPDGRQFVEHCTPLLCGLEDAERRLGDRPCTPSGVLKLTAPSMFGRKVLVPLTGQLMARYPQLQFELVLNDRLVDLVEEGFDAALRTGPISDVRMVARPLRPLRWVTVASPGYIARHGAPESVDALQDHTCLAVRNLRSGRLVDWQFRDGDGLRDVTAPARMVFDSGDPLVEGALAGVGIVQVMDFAVADALADGRLVRVLEPFEGRTRALSLVYPTSRQASPKLKVLADALSAGTW; this comes from the coding sequence ATGGATCTCAATGCCGTGCGCATGCTGGTGCAGGTGGCCGAAGCCCGCAGTTTCACCGCGGCCGCCGGGCAGCTGGGCATCAGCCAGTCGGGGTTGTCGCGCGCGATCGGCCGGCTGGAAAGCGAACTGGGCGTGCGCCTGCTCCAGCGCACCACCCGCGCGGTCAGCCTGACCCCGGATGGACGCCAGTTCGTGGAGCACTGCACGCCCCTGTTGTGCGGGCTGGAGGATGCCGAACGCCGGCTGGGCGACCGCCCCTGCACGCCCTCGGGTGTGCTCAAGCTGACCGCACCCTCGATGTTCGGGCGCAAGGTGCTGGTGCCGTTGACCGGGCAGCTGATGGCCCGCTACCCGCAGCTGCAGTTCGAGCTGGTGCTCAACGACCGCCTGGTGGACCTGGTCGAAGAAGGCTTCGACGCCGCTCTGCGCACCGGCCCGATCAGCGACGTGCGCATGGTGGCGCGGCCGCTGCGGCCGCTGCGTTGGGTAACCGTGGCCTCGCCCGGCTACATCGCCCGGCATGGCGCGCCGGAAAGCGTCGACGCGCTGCAGGACCACACCTGTCTGGCGGTGCGCAACCTGCGCAGTGGACGGCTGGTGGACTGGCAGTTCCGCGACGGCGATGGGCTGCGCGACGTCACCGCGCCGGCGCGGATGGTGTTCGACAGCGGCGATCCACTGGTGGAAGGCGCGCTGGCCGGAGTCGGCATCGTACAGGTCATGGATTTCGCAGTAGCCGATGCGTTGGCGGACGGCCGCCTGGTGCGCGTGCTGGAACCCTTCGAAGGCCGCACGCGGGCGTTGTCGCTGGTCTATCCGACGTCGCGGCAGGCCTCGCCGAAATTGAAGGTGCTGGCCGACGCGTTGTCCGCCGGCACCTGGTGA
- a CDS encoding MFS transporter — MTHSAPAFPPRLALTLLAMAQLIIALDATIIFVALHEMGVQLGINAQQLQWIVSAYTVAFGGCLLLGGRAADLIGRRRVYRSGMALFALASLVGGLSSSGGVLIAARAVQGIGAALLFPATLSLISTLYAEGAARNRALAIWSMASAGGLALGTLLGGVLTQSFGWSSVLLVIVPVASACALLAGWWLPRDAAVLRGRSFDLAGCLTVTLGGSLLVTTLVQAPEWGWAAPRTLGCLLASAALLAAFVVIEQRSRDPLMQFSLLRLRSLRAAMLLTMVFMSSFGVQYYFLALYFQDGYGWSALQAGLAFLPPTLVCTFGIRISERMLRRRSPRQVLALGMAAGAIGIGAVAVALPYGATYWALLPGIVVLSIGQGMTWTAMWIVAGQGVPAAQQGVASGMAATAQQIGGALGLALLVMLANANRSTSAVGTSPEALQGLVHAQYGAALFALLGVAVALWLRPEKTGAAVPVTELAAR, encoded by the coding sequence ATGACCCACTCCGCCCCTGCTTTCCCGCCCCGCCTGGCGTTGACCCTGCTGGCGATGGCCCAGCTGATCATCGCGCTGGACGCCACCATCATTTTCGTGGCCCTGCATGAGATGGGCGTGCAGCTGGGCATCAACGCCCAGCAGCTGCAGTGGATCGTCAGCGCCTACACCGTGGCCTTCGGCGGCTGCCTGCTGCTGGGCGGTCGCGCCGCCGACCTGATCGGTCGGCGCCGGGTCTATCGCAGCGGCATGGCGCTGTTCGCCCTGGCCTCGCTGGTGGGTGGGCTCAGCAGCAGCGGCGGGGTGTTGATCGCCGCACGCGCCGTGCAGGGCATCGGCGCAGCGCTGCTGTTTCCGGCCACGTTGTCGTTGATCAGCACGCTCTACGCCGAAGGGGCAGCGCGCAACCGGGCGCTGGCGATCTGGTCGATGGCCAGCGCCGGCGGCCTGGCGCTGGGTACGCTGCTCGGTGGCGTGCTCACCCAGAGCTTCGGCTGGTCGTCGGTGCTGCTGGTGATCGTGCCCGTCGCCAGTGCCTGCGCGCTGCTGGCAGGCTGGTGGCTGCCGCGCGACGCGGCGGTGCTGCGCGGCCGCTCGTTCGACCTGGCCGGCTGCCTGACCGTCACCTTGGGCGGCAGCCTGCTGGTGACCACGCTGGTGCAGGCGCCGGAGTGGGGCTGGGCCGCGCCGCGCACGCTGGGCTGCCTGTTGGCCTCCGCGGCGCTGCTGGCCGCCTTCGTGGTGATCGAACAGCGCAGCCGCGACCCGTTGATGCAGTTTTCGCTGCTGCGCCTGCGCAGCCTGCGCGCCGCCATGCTGTTGACGATGGTGTTCATGAGCAGCTTCGGCGTGCAGTACTACTTCCTGGCGCTGTACTTCCAGGATGGCTACGGCTGGAGCGCGCTGCAGGCCGGCCTGGCGTTCCTGCCACCCACGCTGGTGTGCACGTTCGGCATCCGCATCAGCGAACGGATGCTGCGCCGGCGTTCGCCGCGCCAGGTGCTGGCGCTGGGCATGGCCGCCGGCGCGATCGGCATCGGCGCGGTGGCGGTGGCGCTGCCCTATGGCGCCACTTACTGGGCGCTGCTGCCGGGCATCGTGGTGCTGAGCATCGGCCAGGGCATGACCTGGACAGCGATGTGGATCGTGGCCGGGCAGGGCGTGCCGGCCGCGCAGCAGGGCGTGGCCTCGGGCATGGCCGCCACCGCGCAGCAGATCGGGGGCGCACTGGGCCTGGCGCTGCTGGTGATGCTGGCCAATGCGAACCGCAGCACCAGCGCGGTGGGAACCAGCCCCGAAGCACTGCAGGGGCTGGTCCATGCGCAGTACGGCGCGGCGCTGTTCGCATTGCTGGGCGTGGCCGTAGCGCTGTGGCTGCGCCCGGAGAAAACCGGCGCCGCCGTGCCGGTTACGGAGTTGGCCGCGCGGTAA
- a CDS encoding N-formylglutamate amidohydrolase: MGPHVADSRALPLAAAPLLGAEDPAPFTVLHPAGRSAYVLIADHAGQQVPGVLANLGLPQVERDRHIGLDIGIAGVTRELARLLDAWAITQTYSRLVIDCNRPLASPTLIPEVSDHTVVPGNAGLSAAQRQQRIDAIHAPYHARIAAELDARAGQQRPTLLVMMHSFTPRMNGADRPWHAGVLYHQDTRLAHALLQALRDEGDLVVGDNEPYSVSSTSDYAVPVHGEGRGLLHVELEIRQDLIADAAGQRAWAERLARVFTALDVTARPTP; encoded by the coding sequence ATGGGACCGCACGTGGCTGACTCCCGCGCGCTTCCGCTGGCGGCCGCGCCCCTGCTTGGCGCGGAGGATCCGGCACCGTTCACCGTGCTGCATCCGGCCGGGCGTTCGGCGTATGTGCTGATCGCCGACCACGCCGGCCAGCAGGTGCCGGGGGTGCTGGCGAACCTGGGGCTGCCGCAGGTCGAGCGCGACCGCCATATCGGCTTGGACATCGGCATTGCCGGGGTCACCCGCGAACTGGCGCGGTTGCTCGACGCGTGGGCGATCACCCAGACCTATTCGCGGCTGGTGATCGACTGCAACCGTCCGTTGGCGTCGCCGACGCTGATTCCCGAGGTCAGCGACCATACCGTTGTGCCGGGCAACGCCGGGCTGTCGGCCGCGCAGCGCCAGCAGCGCATCGATGCGATCCACGCGCCCTACCATGCGCGCATTGCCGCCGAGCTGGATGCACGCGCCGGGCAGCAGCGCCCGACGCTGCTGGTGATGATGCACAGCTTCACCCCGCGCATGAACGGTGCGGACCGGCCATGGCATGCCGGGGTGCTGTACCACCAGGACACGCGCCTGGCGCATGCGCTGCTGCAGGCACTGCGCGACGAAGGCGACCTGGTGGTGGGCGACAACGAACCGTACTCGGTCAGCAGCACCAGCGATTACGCGGTGCCGGTGCATGGCGAAGGCCGCGGGCTGCTGCACGTTGAGCTGGAAATCCGCCAGGACCTGATCGCCGATGCCGCCGGTCAGCGCGCGTGGGCCGAACGCCTGGCGCGGGTTTTCACCGCGCTGGACGTTACCGCGCGGCCAACTCCGTAA
- a CDS encoding NUDIX hydrolase, translating into MNPNTQAPKVVYEGKYQRMVVRGSWEYSERTHAGGLAAIIIAVTPDDNVLFVEQFRVPLQANTIEMPAGLVGDIDAGESIEDSAVRELEEETGWTAEHAEVLMIGPTSSGASSEKIAFVRATGLRRVGEGGGDASEDITVHEVPRARAAAWLVEKMGQGYQLDAKLWAGLWMIEHHLDGTARG; encoded by the coding sequence ATGAACCCCAACACGCAAGCCCCGAAGGTCGTCTACGAAGGCAAGTACCAGCGCATGGTCGTGCGCGGCTCGTGGGAGTACAGCGAACGCACCCACGCCGGCGGACTGGCCGCGATCATCATCGCCGTCACCCCCGACGACAACGTGCTGTTCGTCGAGCAGTTCCGCGTACCGCTGCAGGCCAACACGATCGAGATGCCGGCCGGCCTGGTGGGCGATATCGACGCGGGAGAATCGATTGAAGACTCGGCCGTGCGCGAGCTGGAAGAAGAAACCGGCTGGACCGCCGAGCATGCCGAAGTGTTGATGATCGGCCCGACCTCCTCCGGTGCCAGCAGCGAGAAAATCGCCTTCGTGCGCGCCACCGGCCTGCGCAGGGTCGGCGAAGGCGGCGGCGATGCCAGCGAGGACATCACCGTGCATGAGGTGCCGCGCGCCCGCGCGGCGGCCTGGCTGGTGGAGAAAATGGGCCAGGGCTACCAGCTGGACGCGAAGTTGTGGGCTGGGCTGTGGATGATCGAGCACCACCTGGATGGGACCGCACGTGGCTGA